The Arvicanthis niloticus isolate mArvNil1 chromosome 2, mArvNil1.pat.X, whole genome shotgun sequence genome includes a window with the following:
- the Kcna4 gene encoding potassium voltage-gated channel subfamily A member 4: protein MEVAMVSAESSGCNSHMPYGYAAQARARERERLAHSRAAAAAAVAAATAAVEGTGGSGGGPHHHHQTRGAYSSHDPQGSRGSRRRRRQRTEKKKLHHRQSSFPHCSDLMPSGSEEKILRELSEEEEEEEEEEEEEDEGRFYYSEDDHGDGCSYTDLLPQDDGGGGGYSSVRYSDCCERVVINVSGLRFETQMKTLAQFPETLLGDPEKRTQYFDPLRNEYFFDRNRPSFDAILYYYQSGGRLKRPVNVPFDIFTEEVKFYQLGEEALLKFREDEGFVREEEDRALPENEFKKQIWLLFEYPESSSPARGIAIVSVLVILISIVIFCLETLPEFRDDRDLIMALSAGRHSRLLNDTSAAQLENSGHTIFNDPFFIVETVCIVWFSFEFVVRCFACPSQALFFKNIMNIIDIVSILPYFITLGTDLAQQQGGGNGQQQQAMSFAILRIIRLVRVFRIFKLSRHSKGLQILGHTLRASMRELGLLIFFLFIGVILFSSAVYFAEADEPSTHFQSIPDAFWWAVVTMTTVGYGDMKPITVGGKIVGSLCAIAGVLTIALPVPVIVSNFNYFYHRETENEEQTQLTQNAVSCPYLPSNLLKKFRSSTSSSLGDKSEYLEMEEGVKESLCGKEEKCQGKGDDSETDKNNCSNAKAVETDV, encoded by the coding sequence agctgcagctgtcgCAGCTGCCACAGCTGCTGTGGAAGGCACTGGGGGCTCTGGTGGAGGtccccaccaccatcatcagaCACGTGGGGCTTACTCCTCCCATGATCCTCAAGGTAGCCGTGGTAGTCGGAGGAGGAGGCGTCAGCGAACTGAGAAGAAGAAACTTCACCACAGGCAGAGCAGTTTTCCTCATTGCTCAGACCTGATGCCCAGTGGCTCTGAAGAGAAGATCCTGAGGGAGCTGAgcgaggaagaggaagaggaggaggaggaagaggaggaagaagacgagGGAAGGTTTTACTATAGTGAAGATGACCATGGGGATGGGTGTTCCTACACAGACCTGCTGCCACAGGatgatgggggtggtggtggctacAGTTCAGTCCGCTACAGTGACTGCTGTGAACGCGTGGTGATAAACGTGTCTGGTCTACGCTTTGAAACTCAAATGAAAACTTTGGCCCAGTTTCCAGAAACTCTGTTGGGAGACCCTGAGAAGAGGACTCAGTACTTCGACCCGTTGCGCAATGAGTATTTTTTTGATCGGAACCGACCCAGCTTTGATGCCATTTTGTATTATTACCAGTCAGGAGGCCGCCTGAAGAGGCCAGTCAATGTCCCGTTTGATATCTTCACCGAGGAGGTGAAGTTCTATCAGTTGGGAGAGGAAGCCCTGCTCAAGTTCCGGGAGGATGAAGGCTTTGTGAGAGAAGAGGAGGACAGGGCTCTGccagaaaatgaatttaaaaaacagatttggCTTCTCTTTGAATATCCAGAGAGTTCTAGCCCTGCCAGGGGCATAGCCATCGTATCTGTCCTGGTCATCTTAATCTCTATTGTCATATTTTGCCTGGAAACCTTGCCTGAGTTCAGGGATGATAGGGACCTTATCATGGCCCTCAGTGCAGGCAGGCACAGCAGATTGTTGAATGACACCTCAGCAGCCCAACTGGAGAACTCAGGGCACACAATATTCAATGACCCTTTCTTCATCGTGGAGACAGTGTGTATTGTGtggttttcctttgagtttgtggTTCGATGCTTTGCTTGTCCCAGCCAAGCACTCTTCTTCAAAAACATCATGAACATCATTGATATCGTCTCCATTTTGCCTTACTTCATCACTCTGGGCACTGATCTGGCCCAGCAGCAGGGGGGTGGCAATGGCCAGCAGCAGCAGGCCATGTCCTTTGCCATCCTCAGAATCATCCGTCTGGTCCGAGTATTCCGGATCTTCAAGCTCTCCAGACACTCCAAAGGCCTGCAGATCCTGGGCCACACCCTCAGAGCCAGCATGCGGGAACTGGGCCTTCTTATCTTTTTCCTCTTCATCGGGGTCATTCTCTTTTCCAGCGCTGTGTATTTTGCAGAGGCAGATGAACCCAGCACCCATTTCCAAAGCATTCCAGATGCGTTTTGGTGGGCTGTGGTAACCATGACAACTGTGGGCTATGGGGACATGAAGCCCATCACAGTGGGGGGAAAGATTGTGGGGTCCCTGTGTGCCATTGCGGGTGTCTTAACCATTGCTTTGCCTGTGCCGGTGATTGTGTCTAACTTTAACTATTTCTACCACAGAGAGACTGAAAATGAAGAACAGACCCAGCTGACACAAAACGCAGTCAGTTGCCCATACCTACCTTCTAATTTGCTCAAGAAATTTCGGAGCTCCACTTCTTCTTCCCTGGGGGACAAGTCAGAGTATCTAGAGATGGAAGAAGGGGTCAAGGAGTCTTTATgtggaaaggaagagaagtgtCAGGGAAAGGGGGATGACAGCGAGACAGATAAAAACAACTGTTCTAATGCAAAGGCTGTGGAGACTGATGTGTGA